One Mesorhizobium loti genomic window carries:
- a CDS encoding endoribonuclease L-PSP: MPKQTFGTSHVPLSPAVRAGDFVYVSGQVPVGSDGIVVKGGITEQTEQVLANVKAALALAGCTLDDVVKTTVWLEDARDFGAFNAVYARHFPKNPPARTTVESRLMIDIKIEVEAVAYRPV, translated from the coding sequence TTGCCCAAGCAGACTTTTGGAACATCCCATGTGCCGCTGTCGCCCGCCGTGCGGGCCGGCGACTTCGTCTATGTCTCGGGCCAGGTTCCGGTCGGCAGCGACGGCATTGTGGTGAAGGGCGGCATCACCGAACAGACCGAGCAGGTGCTTGCCAATGTGAAGGCGGCACTCGCGCTGGCCGGCTGCACGCTGGATGATGTGGTGAAGACCACCGTCTGGCTGGAAGATGCGCGCGATTTCGGCGCCTTCAACGCGGTTTATGCCAGGCACTTCCCGAAGAATCCGCCGGCCCGCACCACGGTCGAATCGCGGCTGATGATCGACATCAAGATCGAGGTCGAGGCCGTCGCCTATCGGCCGGTCTGA
- a CDS encoding nickel-cobalt-cadmium resistance protein NCCN, translated as MTYASLKPVSKAFVQRKRLIFVRAAAVLAVVLLLLTKPALAEGSNGHETLEFLGFCLVLACVAGRLWSILYVGGKKNEELVSTGPFSMSQNPLYFFSTVGAVGIGLLYGSLVAAAVLGVASFLIFRVTARKEAEYLLGKFGPAYTAYSRATPRFWPNPLLYRDNDELQFSTRALKRTFYDGLYFLAIFPAIELVEYFRHTGLLFPAFITLY; from the coding sequence ATGACCTATGCTTCGCTCAAGCCGGTTTCAAAGGCTTTCGTCCAGCGCAAGCGGTTGATCTTCGTTCGGGCCGCGGCGGTGCTGGCGGTGGTGCTGCTGCTCCTCACCAAGCCGGCGCTCGCCGAGGGATCGAACGGTCACGAAACGCTGGAATTCCTCGGCTTCTGCCTGGTGCTCGCCTGCGTTGCCGGCCGGCTGTGGAGCATCCTCTATGTCGGCGGCAAGAAGAATGAGGAACTGGTTTCGACGGGACCGTTCTCGATGAGCCAGAACCCGCTCTATTTCTTCTCGACGGTCGGCGCCGTCGGCATCGGTTTGCTCTACGGCTCGCTGGTGGCTGCAGCGGTGCTTGGCGTGGCCAGCTTCCTCATCTTCCGCGTCACGGCGCGCAAGGAAGCCGAATATCTGCTGGGCAAGTTCGGCCCTGCCTACACCGCCTATAGCAGGGCGACGCCGCGCTTCTGGCCGAACCCGCTGCTCTACCGCGATAATGACGAGCTGCAGTTCTCGACCCGCGCGCTGAAGCGCACCTTTTATGACGGGCTCTATTTCCTCGCCATCTTCCCGGCCATCGAGCTGGTCGAATACTTCCGGCATACGGGCCTGCTGTTCCCGGCCTTCATCACGCTCTACTGA
- a CDS encoding uncharacterized membrane-anchored protein translates to MLPTNKQPAGPSQNRVPDVTLDFWLIKLMAVTMGETAADYLAVNLGLGLTVTSLIMTGVLIVALVLQFAQKRYVPWAYWLAVVLISVVGTLITDNLVDTFGVRLQTTTIAFSVALAATFAVWYASERTLSIHTIFTTRREIFYWLAILFTFSLGTAAGDLVAESFDMGYLQSGLMFGGVIALIALAYYLVNLDAILAFWLAYILTRPLGASFGDLLSQPVEYGGLGFGTTFTSLIFLGCIAALVLYMTLKKTAGDADEILLESD, encoded by the coding sequence ATGCTCCCGACCAACAAGCAGCCTGCCGGACCGAGCCAGAACAGGGTTCCGGACGTCACCCTCGACTTCTGGCTGATCAAGCTGATGGCGGTCACCATGGGCGAGACGGCGGCCGACTATCTCGCCGTCAATCTCGGGCTCGGGCTGACCGTCACCTCGCTGATCATGACCGGCGTGCTCATCGTTGCCCTTGTCCTGCAGTTCGCGCAGAAACGCTACGTGCCCTGGGCTTACTGGCTGGCGGTGGTGCTGATCAGCGTCGTCGGCACGCTGATCACCGACAATCTCGTCGACACTTTCGGCGTGCGCCTGCAGACAACGACGATCGCCTTCTCGGTCGCGCTCGCCGCGACATTCGCGGTCTGGTACGCCAGCGAAAGAACGCTGTCGATCCACACCATCTTCACCACCCGCCGCGAGATCTTCTACTGGCTGGCGATCCTGTTCACCTTCTCGCTCGGTACCGCCGCCGGCGATCTCGTCGCCGAGAGCTTCGACATGGGCTATCTCCAGTCGGGCCTCATGTTCGGCGGCGTCATCGCGCTGATCGCGCTTGCCTATTATCTCGTCAATCTCGACGCCATCCTGGCCTTCTGGCTCGCATACATCCTGACGCGCCCGCTCGGCGCCTCCTTCGGCGATCTTCTGTCGCAGCCGGTCGAATATGGCGGCCTCGGTTTCGGCACCACCTTCACCAGCCTGATCTTCCTCGGCTGCATCGCTGCGCTGGTTCTCTACATGACGCTGAAGAAAACCGCCGGCGATGCCGACGAAATCCTGCTGGAGTCGGATTAA
- a CDS encoding transcriptional activator protein CopR produces MRLLLVEDDHRTADYIVRGLTEAGHVCDLLRNGHDALFAATSGGYDVIVADRMLPGLDGLSMIKAVRAAGVRTPAIFLTSVGGVDDRVEGLEAGGDDYLVKPFAFSELLARINALGRRPAAQEQKTVLRVADLEMDLIMRRVTRQGQPIDLQPREFSLLEVLMRGEGRVITRTMLLERVWDFHFDPKTSVVETHISRLRAKIDKPFETQLLHTVRNTGYSLHAPLAS; encoded by the coding sequence ATGCGACTTCTTCTTGTCGAAGACGACCACAGGACGGCGGACTATATCGTCAGGGGACTGACCGAGGCCGGCCATGTCTGCGACCTCCTGCGCAACGGGCATGATGCGCTTTTCGCAGCGACCAGTGGCGGCTATGACGTGATCGTCGCCGACCGCATGCTGCCGGGTCTCGACGGCCTGTCGATGATCAAGGCGGTGCGCGCCGCGGGTGTGCGCACGCCGGCGATCTTCCTCACCTCCGTCGGCGGTGTCGACGACCGGGTCGAGGGGCTGGAGGCCGGCGGCGACGACTATCTGGTCAAGCCCTTCGCCTTTTCCGAACTGCTTGCCCGCATCAATGCCCTTGGCCGCCGGCCGGCGGCGCAGGAGCAGAAGACGGTGCTGCGGGTCGCCGACCTCGAAATGGACCTCATCATGCGGCGCGTCACGCGCCAGGGCCAGCCGATCGACCTGCAGCCGCGCGAATTCAGCCTGCTGGAGGTGCTGATGCGCGGCGAAGGCCGCGTCATCACCCGCACCATGCTTCTGGAGCGCGTCTGGGACTTTCATTTCGATCCCAAGACCAGCGTTGTCGAGACCCACATCAGCCGGTTGCGGGCCAAGATCGACAAGCCGTTCGAGACCCAGCTCCTCCACACCGTCCGCAACACCGGCTACAGCCTGCACGCACCGCTTGCGTCATGA